A stretch of the Mustelus asterias unplaced genomic scaffold, sMusAst1.hap1.1 HAP1_SCAFFOLD_1621, whole genome shotgun sequence genome encodes the following:
- the LOC144488505 gene encoding cytochrome c oxidase subunit 8A, mitochondrial-like — translation MSLLRGIVRLSGPRAPLRTGPSLSLNPRAPLTSKVSALEIGTGETVIGLGVMSAVILIPAAWFLAHIEKYKKRE, via the exons ATGTCGTTGCTCCGAGGGATTGTCCGCTTGTCCGGCCCGCGGGCCCCGCTCCGCACCGGACCCAGTCTCAGCCTCAACCCGCGGGCCCCGCTCACCAGCAAGGTGTCCGCGCTGGAGATCGGCACCGGG GAGACGGTGATTGGACTCGGTGTCATGTCAGCTGTGATCCTGATCCCAGCAGCCTGGTTTCTGGCTCACATCGAGAAATACAAAAAGCGGGAATGA